The Xanthomonas indica sequence CCGTGCTACCTGCCGGTGCAGATGTATGCCGAGGACCGGGCGCTGCGCGAGACGCTGTACCGCGCCAATGCGATCCGCGCCTCGGAGTTCGGCGATGCGGCGCTGGACAACAGCGCGGCGATCGGCCGCATCCTCGCCCTGCGCGGCGAACTGGCGGCGCTGCTCGGCTTCGCCAGCTATGCCGAGTATTCGCTGGCGACCAAGATGGCGCAGGATCCCGCCCAGGTGCTGGAGTTCCTGCACGACCTGGCCGCACGCGCCAAGCCCTACGCGCAGCGCGACCGCGCCGAACTGGAAGCCTTCGCGCGCGAGCACCTGGGCCTGGACACGCTGGAAGCCTGGGACCTGCTCTATGCCAGCGAAAAGCTCAAGCAGGCGCGCTACAGTTTCTCCGAGCAGGAGGTGAAGCGCTACTTCACCGAGCCCAAGGTGCTGGACGGCCTGTTCGGCCTGATCCACGACCTGTACGGCTTGCGCGTGGAGGCCGACAGCGCGCCGGTGTGGCATCCGGACGTGCGCTTCTTCCGCCTCAGCGACGCGCAGGGGCGCCTGGTCGGGCAGTTCTACCTGGACCTGTACGCGCGCGAAGGCAAGCGCGGTGGCGCCTGGATGGACGACTGCCGCAACCGCCGCGAGCGCGCCGACGGCGTGCAGACCCCGCTGGTGTACCTGGTGTGCAACTTCGGCCGCGGCAGCGACGGCAAGCCGGCCACCTTCACCCACAACGAGGTCACCACCCTGTTTCACGAGATGGGCCACGGCCTGCACCAGTTGCTGACCCAGGTCGGCGAACTGGGCGTGGCCGGCATCAACGGCGTGGAATGGGACGCGGTGGAACTGCCCAGCCAGTTCATGGAGAACTTCTGCTGGGAATGGCCGCGCCTGCAGGCGATGACCGCGCACGTGGACAGCGGCGAGCCGCTGCCGCGCGCGCTGTTTGACAAGATGCTGGCGGCGAAGAACTACCAGAGCGGCATGTTCACCGTGCGCCAGCTCGAGTTCGCGTTGTTCGACATGCAGTTGCACCACAGCTTCGATGCGCAGACC is a genomic window containing:
- a CDS encoding M3 family metallopeptidase, with the protein product MTNPLLDFSGLPRFDAIQPEHIGPAIDTLLAQAEAAVAAAETVAPVRWDSFVAPLDDATERLWRAWGQVSHLQAVVNTPALREAYNANLPKVTRFSSALGQNLALFAQYRTLAQSPEAATLGPAQRKVLDNALRDFRLGGAELGEADKQRFAAIQEELSALSAKFSQNVLDATDAWSLLIDDPARLAGLPEDSVAAARAAAERDGQEGWKLTLQMPCYLPVQMYAEDRALRETLYRANAIRASEFGDAALDNSAAIGRILALRGELAALLGFASYAEYSLATKMAQDPAQVLEFLHDLAARAKPYAQRDRAELEAFAREHLGLDTLEAWDLLYASEKLKQARYSFSEQEVKRYFTEPKVLDGLFGLIHDLYGLRVEADSAPVWHPDVRFFRLSDAQGRLVGQFYLDLYAREGKRGGAWMDDCRNRRERADGVQTPLVYLVCNFGRGSDGKPATFTHNEVTTLFHEMGHGLHQLLTQVGELGVAGINGVEWDAVELPSQFMENFCWEWPRLQAMTAHVDSGEPLPRALFDKMLAAKNYQSGMFTVRQLEFALFDMQLHHSFDAQTDSVLQLLERVRDAVAVNRPPAWNRFPHQFSHIFAGGYAAGYYSYKWAEVLSADAYAAFEEAPDQLADTGARFLHEILSRGGSRPALENFTAFRGRAPELEALLRHSGMAG